A stretch of Helicobacter pylori oki112 DNA encodes these proteins:
- a CDS encoding outer membrane protein has protein sequence MVLNFMTKKKNRMQDCKMVCKNFNRKESVLIAQSLDISKKGSVILGVLLSSLWLTNPLNAHEKNGAFVGISLEVGRADQKTNAYKNGELFQVPFGDVSANDNGKVPDGQTGGCQPASGTPGTPGYTKANCVVNWTSRTMLSTNKNIPGRNQPMYGLGVMTGYKHFIGKKRWFGLRYYGFFDYGHTNFSNSRAANAISPFYLSDQKADMYTYGFGTDMLFNIIDKPKATAGFFLGVNFAGNTWTNNRVGYFKDGYVYGVNTDADAYMTNADGTITCGDTTPASCNVGINPNSVYTTGKLNAKVNHTIFQFLVNVGIRTNIFEHHGIEFGIKIPTLPNHFFKGSTTIKEQSQGPLENGQPTTITGAETNFSLTQTLRRQYSMYLRYVYTF, from the coding sequence GTGGTGCTCAATTTTATGACAAAGAAGAAAAATAGAATGCAAGATTGCAAAATGGTTTGTAAAAATTTTAATCGTAAGGAATCTGTTTTGATAGCTCAATCTTTAGATATTTCTAAAAAAGGCTCGGTAATTTTAGGCGTTCTTTTGAGTTCGTTATGGCTGACAAACCCCTTAAATGCCCATGAAAAGAATGGCGCGTTTGTGGGGATTAGCTTGGAAGTGGGTAGGGCTGATCAAAAGACCAACGCTTATAAAAACGGCGAATTGTTTCAAGTGCCTTTTGGCGATGTTTCGGCTAATGATAATGGTAAAGTTCCTGACGGGCAGACCGGTGGCTGTCAGCCAGCTTCAGGGACACCAGGAACGCCAGGCTACACTAAAGCTAATTGCGTGGTCAATTGGACTTCTCGTACCATGCTTAGCACCAATAAAAACATTCCTGGCCGTAACCAGCCGATGTATGGGCTAGGCGTGATGACAGGCTATAAGCATTTTATCGGTAAAAAAAGGTGGTTTGGGTTGCGTTATTATGGCTTTTTTGATTATGGGCATACCAATTTCTCTAACTCCAGAGCCGCTAACGCCATATCGCCTTTTTATTTGAGCGATCAAAAAGCGGACATGTATACTTATGGTTTTGGCACAGACATGCTTTTTAACATTATAGACAAGCCTAAAGCCACGGCCGGGTTTTTTCTAGGCGTGAATTTTGCGGGTAACACTTGGACCAATAATCGTGTGGGGTATTTTAAGGACGGGTATGTTTATGGCGTCAATACCGACGCTGACGCTTACATGACTAACGCTGATGGCACGATCACTTGCGGGGACACGACGCCGGCGAGTTGTAATGTGGGGATTAATCCTAATAGCGTCTATACCACAGGAAAATTGAACGCTAAGGTGAATCACACGATTTTCCAATTTTTAGTGAATGTGGGCATTAGAACTAATATTTTTGAACACCATGGCATTGAGTTTGGTATCAAAATCCCCACGCTCCCTAACCACTTTTTCAAAGGTTCTACTACTATCAAAGAGCAAAGCCAAGGCCCGCTAGAGAATGGCCAACCGACCACTATCACCGGAGCAGAAACCAATTTCAGCTTAACCCAAACCTTACGCCGTCAGTATTCTATGTATTTGCGCTACGTTTATACTTTTTAA
- a CDS encoding CopD family copper resistance protein, with protein MDAIYPYVLVVHLLCAIIFIGYLFFDGVIFPNVKKMFGEEFANKANTGIAQRAVKIMPLCVLGLVLTGGMMLSQYMGGDKGWCETPFQKILMLKVILALSIFLLVLFSLSCKFLGKKNPIGKYIHPIALTFGFLIAILAKTMWFV; from the coding sequence ATGGATGCGATTTATCCTTATGTGTTGGTTGTTCATTTATTGTGCGCCATTATTTTTATTGGCTACTTGTTTTTTGATGGGGTAATTTTCCCTAATGTGAAGAAAATGTTTGGCGAAGAGTTTGCCAATAAGGCAAATACAGGAATCGCTCAAAGAGCGGTTAAAATCATGCCCTTATGCGTTTTAGGGCTTGTCTTAACAGGGGGCATGATGCTTAGCCAATACATGGGGGGCGATAAAGGCTGGTGTGAAACCCCTTTTCAAAAGATACTCATGCTTAAAGTGATCTTAGCGTTAAGCATTTTTCTTTTAGTGCTTTTTTCTTTATCGTGTAAGTTTTTGGGCAAGAAAAACCCTATTGGTAAATATATCCACCCTATCGCTCTAACTTTTGGCTTTTTAATCGCCATTTTAGCCAAAACGATGTGGTTTGTTTAA
- a CDS encoding heavy metal translocating P-type ATPase, giving the protein MKCSHCQLEFKESELFKEMIHHKELYFCCTGCARVYALLLDLNLESFYDKLNDSTLAPVTPQDSMSALELEQALEENNKGDFILNLLLEKTHCNACLWLNQKVLERLKGIKKVSVNFTTHHLQIVFDKSLNPKEIVQKIESLGYGAKIYNAKNYALKAQKEQRSYLLTLSVGFFATMNLMFIAIAKYASYGGASYGAGMDKLMQRNLDLVSLFLSLLVLVVVGRFFIKGAFYGLKNGVLGMDLSVSFGALSAFVYSIYAMLVSQETYFEASSTILTLVFGSKFLELKARLFANEKCLALESHEIHSVIVVENGKQIEKHPKDVAIGSVVLVPSGAKIALDGVLLNNASVDASLISGEFKPLELGVNDPILGGYVNVGVPFSYQVSANFQNSRLSSLLETLKKSFLEKPLIESNANKIADIFSKAVLFLAFVSFLLWQFGLGGNFEKALMVCISVLVISCPCAFALATPIALVIGVFKNPLIVFKEALFLETLAKVEKIFIDKTGTLTQKEVLLKEKIIYEEFDERLLKSLLKVREHLAHNAILKTLDSDEVNLEQIEFFAHGLKANYQNETLLVGSLKFLNAMGVNIKAKESANIMVGFAKNKTLCALFILEERLKNNAKEVIQALQNKGLELEILSGDNESSVKECAKKLGISKYHANLTPEDKAQTISSYKGVCTMIGDGNNDALALKQASVSLGFEKSALSKSACDILLLEEDLSLLEKAFHNAQKVYQVVLQNIVLSLIYNAILIPVAMLGYINPLIASLSMSGSSLLVVLNSLRLKRS; this is encoded by the coding sequence ATGAAATGTTCGCATTGCCAGTTGGAGTTCAAAGAAAGTGAGCTTTTTAAAGAGATGATCCATCATAAAGAATTGTATTTTTGCTGCACAGGGTGCGCTAGGGTGTATGCGTTATTACTGGATTTGAATTTAGAGAGCTTTTATGACAAATTAAACGATTCCACTTTAGCCCCCGTAACGCCCCAAGATTCAATGAGCGCTTTAGAATTAGAACAGGCCCTTGAAGAAAACAATAAGGGCGATTTTATCCTTAATCTTTTGTTAGAAAAAACGCATTGTAACGCTTGCTTGTGGCTCAATCAAAAGGTTTTAGAGCGCTTAAAGGGGATTAAAAAAGTGAGCGTGAATTTCACCACCCACCATTTACAAATCGTGTTTGACAAGTCTTTAAACCCTAAAGAGATCGTTCAAAAAATTGAGAGTTTGGGCTATGGGGCTAAAATTTATAACGCAAAAAATTACGCCCTAAAAGCCCAAAAAGAGCAGCGCTCCTATTTGCTCACTTTAAGCGTGGGGTTTTTTGCCACCATGAATTTGATGTTTATTGCAATTGCCAAATACGCAAGTTATGGTGGCGCGAGTTATGGTGCTGGCATGGATAAGCTCATGCAAAGGAATTTGGATCTCGTGTCGCTCTTTTTAAGCTTGTTGGTGCTAGTGGTTGTGGGGCGTTTTTTCATTAAGGGGGCGTTTTATGGGCTAAAAAATGGCGTTTTGGGCATGGATTTGAGCGTGTCTTTTGGCGCGTTATCGGCGTTTGTTTATTCTATTTATGCCATGTTGGTGTCCCAAGAGACTTATTTTGAAGCGAGCAGCACGATTTTAACGCTTGTTTTTGGCTCTAAGTTTTTGGAATTAAAGGCCAGGCTGTTTGCGAATGAAAAATGTCTGGCCCTAGAATCGCATGAAATCCATAGCGTGATCGTTGTAGAAAATGGCAAGCAAATAGAAAAACACCCTAAAGATGTGGCGATAGGCTCTGTTGTTTTGGTGCCAAGCGGGGCTAAAATCGCTTTAGATGGAGTGCTTTTAAATAACGCGAGCGTGGATGCGTCTTTGATCAGTGGGGAATTTAAGCCTTTGGAATTGGGGGTTAATGATCCAATTTTGGGGGGTTATGTGAATGTGGGCGTGCCTTTTAGCTATCAAGTGAGCGCTAATTTTCAAAACTCACGCCTTTCTAGCTTGTTAGAAACTTTAAAAAAGAGTTTTTTAGAAAAGCCTTTAATTGAGAGCAACGCGAATAAAATTGCGGATATTTTTTCTAAAGCGGTGTTGTTTTTAGCCTTTGTAAGCTTTTTATTATGGCAATTTGGTTTGGGGGGTAATTTTGAAAAAGCCTTAATGGTGTGCATTAGCGTGTTAGTCATCAGCTGCCCTTGCGCATTCGCCTTGGCTACGCCCATTGCGTTAGTGATAGGGGTGTTTAAAAACCCTTTGATCGTGTTTAAAGAAGCGTTGTTTTTAGAAACTCTGGCTAAAGTGGAAAAAATCTTTATAGACAAAACCGGCACTCTCACGCAAAAAGAAGTCCTTTTAAAAGAAAAAATCATTTATGAAGAATTTGATGAAAGGCTTTTGAAGAGCCTTTTAAAAGTGAGAGAGCATTTAGCCCATAATGCGATTCTTAAAACATTAGATAGCGATGAGGTTAATTTAGAACAGATAGAGTTTTTCGCTCATGGCCTGAAAGCGAATTATCAAAACGAAACTTTGCTAGTGGGGAGTTTGAAATTTTTAAACGCTATGGGGGTTAATATAAAAGCTAAAGAGAGCGCTAATATCATGGTAGGCTTTGCTAAAAATAAGACCTTATGCGCGTTATTCATTTTAGAAGAGCGCTTGAAAAATAACGCTAAAGAAGTCATTCAGGCTTTACAAAATAAAGGTTTAGAATTAGAAATTTTAAGCGGGGATAATGAAAGCTCGGTTAAGGAGTGCGCGAAAAAATTAGGGATTTCTAAGTATCATGCCAATCTGACCCCTGAAGATAAGGCTCAAACCATCAGCTCTTATAAGGGCGTGTGCACGATGATAGGCGATGGCAATAATGACGCGCTAGCCTTAAAACAAGCGAGCGTTTCTTTAGGGTTTGAAAAAAGCGCTTTGAGTAAAAGCGCATGCGATATTTTGCTTTTAGAAGAGGATTTGAGTTTGTTAGAAAAAGCGTTTCATAACGCTCAAAAAGTCTATCAAGTGGTGTTGCAAAACATTGTTTTGAGCTTGATTTATAACGCTATTTTAATCCCAGTCGCTATGTTAGGATACATCAACCCTTTAATAGCGAGTTTGAGCATGAGTGGTAGCTCTCTCTTAGTGGTCTTAAATTCTTTGAGGTTGAAACGCTCTTAA
- a CDS encoding tRNA1(Val) (adenine(37)-N6)-methyltransferase encodes MDRKLLRLYQPLNAYSYNSDSLFLYDFSRPFIKNSGAILDIGSGCGILGLLCARDNPLASVHLVEKDGKMAFCSQKNALKFPNAQVFESDFLDFNPPILYDAIVCNPPFYALGSIKSKNKGHARHQSELDFASLAAKVKKCLKPKGYFIFCYEALSLCLVIESLKSAKLTLETLRFVQSFKDKNAHLMLGAARNNSKSALKVLPPLITHNSKNQSDNTKEVLNIYQICNTYSIKALLN; translated from the coding sequence ATGGATAGAAAACTCTTAAGATTATACCAGCCTTTAAACGCTTATTCTTACAATAGCGATTCGCTTTTTTTATACGATTTTTCACGCCCTTTTATCAAAAACAGCGGTGCGATTTTAGACATAGGTTCAGGGTGTGGGATCTTAGGCTTACTCTGCGCTAGAGATAACCCGCTAGCGAGCGTTCATTTAGTGGAAAAGGATGGCAAAATGGCGTTTTGCTCCCAAAAAAACGCCCTTAAATTCCCTAACGCTCAAGTGTTTGAAAGCGATTTTTTAGATTTCAACCCTCCGATTTTGTATGATGCGATTGTGTGCAACCCTCCTTTTTATGCCTTAGGCTCTATCAAATCTAAAAATAAAGGGCATGCGAGGCACCAGAGCGAATTAGATTTCGCTTCTTTAGCGGCTAAAGTGAAAAAATGCCTGAAACCTAAAGGGTATTTTATTTTTTGCTATGAAGCTTTGTCGCTTTGCTTGGTCATAGAGAGTTTAAAAAGCGCTAAACTCACGCTAGAAACTTTAAGGTTTGTCCAAAGTTTTAAAGACAAAAACGCCCATTTGATGCTTGGAGCGGCTAGGAATAATTCCAAAAGCGCTCTAAAAGTTTTGCCTCCTTTAATCACGCATAATTCCAAAAACCAAAGCGACAACACCAAAGAAGTTCTAAACATCTATCAAATTTGTAACACTTATTCTATCAAAGCGCTTTTAAATTAG
- a CDS encoding bifunctional diaminohydroxyphosphoribosylaminopyrimidine deaminase/5-amino-6-(5-phosphoribosylamino)uracil reductase, with amino-acid sequence MRLYESLLEICLNKAWEHQTLALENPSVACMVLDKNHEILSLETHKKAKTPHAEVLAAKSALKILRPGLKNDLEKLEDPKTLSDFLKTHHNNAFKDCVFLITLEPCNSYGKTPACSGLLEILKPKRVIIAAEENEAKKGGLARLQKARIETIICHNLENKAKDLLLPFRIMEQKGRFNLFKLALRMNGDYHHGKITGQKSVIFTHNQRAICDTLIVSGKTIRTDNPLLDARFCDSFYHNKNPNIAILSKRSINPHSKVFSAPNRLVNAFCNPKDLPLEKGFNFIEGGWELFESLRDKIDALLLHSHASMIGEAFNTLALKTPFKGRLLHAQILENEALLWIENS; translated from the coding sequence ATGAGACTTTATGAGAGTTTATTAGAAATTTGCTTGAATAAGGCGTGGGAGCATCAAACCCTAGCCCTAGAAAACCCAAGCGTGGCTTGCATGGTGCTAGATAAAAACCATGAAATCTTGAGTTTAGAAACCCACAAAAAAGCCAAAACCCCGCATGCAGAAGTCTTAGCCGCTAAATCAGCGTTAAAGATTTTACGCCCCGGTTTAAAAAACGATTTAGAAAAATTAGAAGACCCTAAAACTTTAAGCGATTTTTTAAAAACGCACCACAACAACGCTTTTAAAGACTGCGTTTTTTTAATCACCCTAGAGCCATGCAATTCTTATGGTAAAACCCCGGCGTGTAGTGGGTTGTTAGAAATTTTAAAGCCTAAAAGAGTCATCATTGCCGCAGAAGAAAACGAAGCTAAAAAAGGGGGTTTAGCAAGGCTACAAAAGGCTCGTATTGAAACAATAATTTGCCACAATTTAGAAAACAAGGCTAAAGACTTGCTCCTGCCTTTTAGGATAATGGAACAAAAGGGGCGTTTTAATTTGTTCAAACTCGCTTTAAGAATGAATGGGGATTATCATCATGGCAAAATCACCGGGCAAAAAAGCGTTATTTTCACGCACAACCAGCGAGCGATATGCGACACACTTATTGTTTCTGGGAAAACCATAAGAACGGATAACCCCTTATTAGACGCTCGCTTTTGCGACAGCTTTTATCACAATAAAAACCCCAATATCGCTATTTTATCCAAGCGTTCAATTAACCCCCATTCAAAAGTTTTTTCTGCACCTAATCGTTTAGTTAATGCCTTCTGTAACCCCAAAGATTTACCCCTAGAGAAGGGGTTTAATTTCATTGAAGGGGGGTGGGAATTGTTTGAGAGCTTGAGGGATAAAATAGACGCGTTGCTTTTGCATTCGCATGCGTCTATGATTGGCGAAGCGTTTAATACGCTCGCTCTAAAAACCCCTTTTAAAGGGCGGTTGTTGCATGCGCAAATCTTAGAAAATGAAGCCCTTTTATGGATAGAAAACTCTTAA
- the gltS gene encoding sodium/glutamate symporter, with protein MQEIKLDIYATLVCMVLVLLLGRYVISKVKFLRDYDIPEPVVGGVLVAFAIMLARQFYNFGLQFDSSLKDPLMLTFFITIGLSADFKSLQKGGKMLAVFLLAVAGFVVCQNVVGVSIASLLGVNPLMGLLGGSIALVGGHGTSAAWANFFTQPPYNFSSSLEVGMACATFGLVSGGIIGGPVAKYLISKYKLEPKDTKEKDTLEGVVSKGFETPKEQRLITASSFVETLALIAIALLVGTFLSHLMPKSFTLPTFVWCLFVGVILRNTLSFFKIHSVFDREVSVIGNVSLSLFLAYALMSVNLLELLKLAVPLAVILSVQVAVMILYVVLVTFRVCGKDYDAAVLCAGHCGFGLGATPTAMVNMQTITNHYGPSHVAFIVVPLVGAFFVDIINALAIKGFLLLPFFPS; from the coding sequence TTGCAAGAAATTAAGTTGGATATTTATGCCACTTTGGTGTGCATGGTTTTAGTGTTACTCTTGGGGCGTTATGTGATTTCTAAGGTCAAGTTTTTGCGCGATTATGATATTCCAGAGCCTGTTGTGGGCGGGGTTTTAGTCGCTTTTGCTATCATGTTAGCGCGTCAGTTTTATAATTTTGGCTTGCAATTTGATTCTTCTTTAAAAGATCCTTTAATGCTGACTTTTTTTATCACCATTGGTTTGAGCGCGGATTTCAAATCTTTGCAAAAAGGCGGGAAAATGCTTGCGGTTTTTTTGCTGGCTGTGGCGGGGTTTGTGGTGTGTCAAAATGTAGTGGGGGTTTCTATCGCTAGCCTTTTAGGGGTCAATCCTTTAATGGGGCTTTTAGGGGGGTCTATCGCTTTAGTGGGAGGGCATGGCACTAGCGCGGCATGGGCTAATTTTTTCACCCAACCACCTTATAATTTTAGCTCCAGCTTAGAAGTGGGCATGGCGTGCGCGACTTTTGGCTTGGTGAGTGGGGGGATTATTGGAGGACCTGTCGCTAAATATTTGATCTCAAAATACAAACTAGAACCTAAAGACACTAAAGAAAAAGATACTTTAGAGGGCGTGGTGTCTAAAGGCTTTGAAACCCCTAAAGAGCAGCGCCTAATCACCGCATCCAGTTTTGTAGAAACTTTAGCTTTGATTGCGATCGCTTTATTGGTGGGGACTTTTTTATCGCATTTGATGCCTAAAAGCTTCACTTTGCCGACTTTTGTGTGGTGCTTGTTTGTGGGGGTTATTTTAAGAAACACTTTGTCGTTTTTTAAGATCCATAGCGTGTTTGACAGAGAGGTTTCAGTCATAGGGAATGTGAGTTTGAGTCTGTTTTTAGCCTACGCTTTAATGAGCGTGAATTTATTGGAATTGCTAAAACTCGCTGTGCCTCTAGCGGTTATTTTGAGCGTTCAAGTGGCGGTTATGATCCTTTATGTGGTGCTTGTAACCTTTAGGGTATGCGGGAAGGATTATGATGCGGCGGTGTTGTGTGCGGGGCATTGCGGTTTTGGGCTTGGAGCAACCCCAACGGCTATGGTGAATATGCAAACCATCACCAACCACTATGGGCCATCGCATGTAGCGTTTATCGTCGTGCCTTTAGTGGGAGCGTTTTTTGTTGATATTATTAACGCTTTAGCGATTAAAGGCTTTTTGCTCTTGCCTTTTTTCCCGTCATGA
- a CDS encoding saccharopine dehydrogenase family protein yields MHTVLQIGAGGVGSVVAHKMGMNRDVFKNIILASRSLDKCYAIKESMLKKGLGEIGVEQVDADDTQALVTLIQKYKPKVVINVALPYQDLTIMQACLETKTHYIDTANYEHPDLAKFEYKEQWAFDRAYKEARILGVLGAGFDPGVTNAYVAHAQKHHFDTIHTLDILDCNAGDHKRPFATNFNPEINLREVSSKGRYYENGKWIETKPLEIKQVWAYPQIGEMDSYLLYHEELESLVKNIKGLRRARFFMTFSQNYLTHMKCLENVGMLGIKEVEHQGTKIVPIQFLKTLLPDPATLAKDTTGKTNIGCYMTGIKNNQDKTLYIYNVCDHKKCYEEVGSQAISYTTGVPAMCAAKMICNNTWSTDHFRAGVFNIEELNTDPFMEELVRQGLPYEVIER; encoded by the coding sequence TTGCATACAGTATTACAAATTGGAGCTGGTGGCGTAGGCAGTGTGGTAGCGCACAAAATGGGCATGAACAGAGATGTGTTTAAAAATATCATTTTAGCGAGCAGGAGCTTAGACAAATGCTATGCGATTAAAGAAAGCATGCTCAAAAAGGGTTTGGGGGAAATTGGCGTTGAGCAAGTGGATGCTGATGATACGCAAGCCTTAGTAACTTTAATCCAAAAATACAAGCCTAAAGTCGTTATTAATGTGGCTTTACCCTATCAGGATTTAACGATCATGCAAGCATGTTTAGAAACCAAAACGCATTACATTGATACCGCCAATTACGAACACCCGGATTTAGCGAAGTTTGAATACAAAGAGCAATGGGCGTTTGATAGGGCCTATAAAGAAGCAAGGATTTTAGGGGTTTTAGGGGCTGGGTTTGATCCGGGCGTAACTAACGCTTATGTCGCTCACGCTCAAAAACACCATTTTGACACTATCCACACTTTAGATATTTTAGATTGCAACGCCGGGGATCACAAACGCCCTTTTGCGACGAATTTTAACCCCGAAATCAATTTGAGAGAAGTCAGCTCTAAAGGGCGTTATTATGAAAATGGCAAATGGATTGAAACAAAGCCTTTAGAAATCAAGCAAGTGTGGGCTTACCCGCAGATTGGCGAAATGGATTCGTATCTTTTATACCATGAAGAATTGGAATCGTTAGTCAAAAACATTAAAGGCTTAAGGAGGGCGAGGTTTTTTATGACTTTCTCTCAAAATTATTTAACCCACATGAAATGCTTGGAAAATGTCGGCATGCTAGGCATTAAAGAAGTGGAACATCAAGGCACAAAAATCGTGCCGATACAATTTTTAAAAACCTTGCTTCCGGATCCAGCCACTCTAGCCAAAGACACCACCGGTAAAACAAATATCGGGTGCTATATGACCGGCATTAAAAACAACCAAGACAAAACGCTCTACATTTACAACGTGTGCGATCATAAAAAATGCTATGAAGAAGTGGGTTCGCAAGCCATAAGCTACACCACCGGCGTGCCAGCGATGTGTGCGGCTAAAATGATTTGTAATAACACTTGGAGCACGGATCATTTTAGGGCTGGGGTGTTTAACATAGAAGAATTAAACACCGATCCCTTTATGGAAGAATTGGTTAGGCAAGGCTTGCCTTATGAAGTGATTGAGCGCTAG
- the ccoG gene encoding cytochrome c oxidase accessory protein CcoG has protein sequence MLESSSHFLKSFRLKRYIGFLLISLALLITPFIRIDGAHLFLISFEHKQLHFLGKIFSAEELQVMPFMVILLFIGIFFITTSLGRVWCGWACPQTFLRVLYRDVIETKIFKLHKKISNKQEIPKNTPSYKMRKALSVLLFAPVVAGLMMLFFFYFIAPEDFFMYLKNPSDHPVAMGFWLFSTAVVLFDIVVVAERFCIYLCPYARVQSVLYDNDTLNPIYDEKRGGVLYDKQGHLFPLPPKKRNPENECVNCLHCVQVCPTHIDIRKGLQLECINCLECVDACTITMAKFNRPSLIQWSSTNAINTRQKVRLVRLKTIAYLGVIAVVIALLAITSFKKERMLLDINRNSDLYELRSSGYVDNDYVFLFHNTDNKDHEFYFKILGQKDIQIKKPLNPIAIKAGQKIKAVVILRKPLKTNATEYKRTKDALIPITIQAYSADDKNITIERESVFIAPSED, from the coding sequence ATGCTTGAATCTTCTAGCCATTTTTTAAAATCGTTTCGCTTGAAGCGTTATATAGGGTTTTTATTGATTTCTTTAGCGCTATTAATCACGCCATTTATTCGCATTGATGGGGCGCATTTGTTTTTAATCTCCTTTGAGCATAAGCAACTGCATTTTTTAGGCAAGATCTTTAGTGCTGAAGAATTGCAAGTCATGCCTTTTATGGTTATTTTGCTTTTTATAGGGATTTTTTTTATCACCACTAGCCTTGGGCGTGTGTGGTGCGGGTGGGCTTGCCCGCAAACCTTTTTAAGGGTGCTTTATAGAGATGTGATTGAAACCAAGATTTTCAAACTCCATAAAAAGATCAGCAACAAGCAAGAAATCCCTAAAAACACCCCAAGCTACAAGATGCGTAAAGCGTTGAGCGTTTTATTGTTCGCTCCTGTTGTGGCGGGGCTAATGATGTTGTTTTTCTTTTATTTCATCGCCCCAGAAGATTTTTTTATGTATCTTAAAAACCCTAGCGATCACCCTGTTGCTATGGGTTTTTGGCTTTTTAGCACGGCTGTGGTGCTATTTGATATAGTGGTGGTTGCGGAGCGTTTTTGCATTTATTTATGCCCTTACGCTAGGGTGCAATCGGTGTTGTATGACAATGACACCTTAAACCCTATTTATGATGAAAAGCGCGGTGGAGTGCTTTATGACAAGCAAGGCCACCTCTTCCCCTTACCCCCCAAAAAACGCAACCCAGAAAACGAATGCGTGAATTGTTTGCATTGCGTGCAGGTTTGCCCCACGCATATTGATATCAGGAAGGGCTTGCAATTAGAATGCATCAACTGCTTAGAATGCGTGGATGCATGCACGATTACCATGGCTAAATTCAACCGCCCTTCACTCATCCAATGGTCTTCAACTAACGCCATTAACACGCGCCAAAAAGTGCGGCTAGTGCGTTTAAAAACGATCGCTTATTTGGGGGTTATCGCTGTTGTAATAGCTCTTTTAGCCATCACTTCGTTTAAAAAAGAACGCATGCTCTTAGACATTAACCGCAACAGCGATCTGTATGAATTGCGATCTAGTGGGTATGTGGATAACGATTACGTGTTTTTATTCCACAACACGGACAATAAAGACCATGAGTTTTATTTCAAAATTTTAGGGCAAAAAGACATTCAAATCAAAAAGCCTTTAAACCCTATCGCCATTAAAGCCGGGCAAAAGATTAAAGCGGTAGTGATCTTAAGAAAACCCCTAAAAACTAACGCCACAGAATACAAACGCACTAAAGACGCTCTAATCCCTATTACCATACAAGCTTATAGTGCGGACGATAAGAATATTACGATAGAAAGGGAATCGGTGTTTATTGCGCCAAGTGAGGATTGA
- the plsY gene encoding glycerol-3-phosphate 1-O-acyltransferase PlsY: MESVLNFLTNINVIFTLLGYLIGGIPFGYALMKIFYGMDITKIGSGGIGATNVLRALQSKGVSNAKQMALLVLILDLFKGMFAVFLSKLFGLDYSLQWMVAIASILGHCYSPFLNFNGGKGVSTIMGSVVLLIPIESLIGLTVWFFVGKVLKISSLASILGVGTATVLIFFVPYMHIPDSVNILKEVGTQTPMVLIFIFTLIKHAGNIFNLLAGKEKKVL, encoded by the coding sequence ATGGAAAGCGTTTTAAATTTCCTAACCAATATCAATGTGATTTTCACCCTTTTGGGTTATTTGATTGGGGGGATTCCTTTTGGCTATGCGTTAATGAAAATCTTTTACGGCATGGATATTACTAAAATCGGATCGGGGGGCATTGGCGCGACGAATGTCTTACGCGCTTTACAAAGTAAGGGCGTGAGTAACGCTAAACAAATGGCCTTATTAGTCTTAATCTTAGATCTATTCAAAGGCATGTTTGCGGTGTTTTTGAGCAAATTGTTTGGGTTGGATTATAGTTTGCAATGGATGGTCGCTATCGCTAGCATTTTAGGGCATTGCTATTCGCCTTTTTTGAATTTCAATGGAGGTAAGGGCGTTTCTACAATCATGGGCTCTGTGGTGTTGCTCATCCCTATTGAAAGCCTGATCGGCTTAACGGTGTGGTTTTTTGTGGGTAAGGTGCTTAAAATCTCTTCACTCGCTAGCATTCTAGGGGTAGGCACAGCGACTGTTCTTATCTTTTTTGTGCCTTATATGCATATCCCAGATAGCGTCAATATCCTTAAAGAAGTCGGCACGCAAACGCCTATGGTGCTTATTTTTATTTTCACCCTTATCAAGCATGCGGGCAATATTTTTAATTTATTAGCCGGTAAGGAAAAGAAAGTCTTATGA
- a CDS encoding FolB domain-containing protein, with translation MKTKQGVHIHNLVFEAILGILEFERLKPQKISVDLDLFYTQLPNKSYLDYIKIQELIQKMMQEKQYLLIEDALKDLSHVLKTRYKEITELYLKISKLEISPNSQVGASVKIYYETNL, from the coding sequence ATGAAAACTAAACAAGGCGTTCATATCCATAACTTGGTGTTTGAGGCGATTTTGGGGATTTTAGAATTTGAACGCTTAAAACCCCAAAAAATAAGCGTGGATTTGGATCTTTTCTACACGCAATTACCCAATAAGTCTTATTTAGACTACATAAAAATCCAAGAGCTTATTCAAAAGATGATGCAAGAAAAACAATATCTTCTCATTGAAGACGCCCTGAAAGATTTAAGCCATGTTTTAAAAACGCGCTACAAGGAGATCACTGAACTTTATTTGAAAATCAGCAAATTAGAAATTTCTCCCAATTCTCAAGTGGGAGCGAGCGTGAAAATTTACTATGAAACCAATCTTTAG